ACAAATACGTACCGAAGGGTAGTTGATCGAGCAGCTTCTCATAAGCGGCGAACGACAGCTTTTTCGGTAATGCTAAGGGTTCCTTGAATATCTCAAGCGTTGTCTTAAATGAAGAGGAGACCATAAGAAATACGGGATACAAGCTTAGTATCGCAAACAGATAACCGGTCGTATGCTGAATAATTCGAAATGACAAGCTTGGTCTCATTCCTGATTCACCTTCCTTGTCAGAGCCAAGAAAGCTGCTGAGATAATGGCGATAATCGCAAACATGACAACGGCCAATGCAGAGCCAAGACCGATTGCAACCGAGTCGCTAGAGGAGCCTCCGAATGCTGTACGATAGAAGAATACAGCCATTGTATCTGTTGAATAGTACGGCTCACCCATTGAGCCCTGCATAGCATATATCAGCTCGAACGCTTCAAAGGATTGAATAAAGGTCAGCACCGTAACCATAATAATCGGCTGAATCATCAAAGGAAGAATAATGGTTCGAATCATTCTGAATCCTCTAACTCCGTCTAGACGGGATGCTTCCACAACCTCTGTCGGAATCGACTGCAGTCCCGCCAAGAATATTAGCAGAGAAAGCCCCACACCGAACCAGCTGTTAACAAGAATGATTGAGATTAATGCAGTGCTCGGATCGCCTAACCAAGGCATCGTCCATGAGTCCAAGCCCAATTTATCAAGCAGAACGTTAATTGTTCCATATGTCGGATTTAAGATTAGCTTCCATAAGAACCCAACTACAATGACGGACAACAGTCTAGGTAGAAAATAAGCCACTTTAAGAAATCCGGATCCCTTAATTTTCTGGAACACAAGATAGGCGAGTAGAAATGCAATTCCGTTCT
This portion of the Cohnella abietis genome encodes:
- a CDS encoding carbohydrate ABC transporter permease; protein product: MADKPKRLQRNRWSIHLFPIPALAIYLLFIIYPICAAFSYSLYDWKGIKKLEFIGFQNFKNLFTLEPFNTMFWNALEHNVIYFVVQMVVQNGIAFLLAYLVFQKIKGSGFLKVAYFLPRLLSVIVVGFLWKLILNPTYGTINVLLDKLGLDSWTMPWLGDPSTALISIILVNSWFGVGLSLLIFLAGLQSIPTEVVEASRLDGVRGFRMIRTIILPLMIQPIIMVTVLTFIQSFEAFELIYAMQGSMGEPYYSTDTMAVFFYRTAFGGSSSDSVAIGLGSALAVVMFAIIAIISAAFLALTRKVNQE